The Euphorbia lathyris chromosome 4, ddEupLath1.1, whole genome shotgun sequence genomic interval GAAAATTTGGACAAATTAAAATGTATCACTTTAAGATAGTTCAAGAAGTCAATAGATTATTGTAAGCACATTCGAGAAACCAAtcgatcactttaaacaaattcaaataaCTAATAatcactttaagtaagtttagggagctaacgAGATACTGAATAAGTTCAAGAGAAAGACCCATTTAACCAAGTTCATTGAACCTTTGATAAGCCAAAGAATTTTTTTGCCTCACACTTATAACTCATACTAATCAAAATTACCACTGTTTGTCATATGTATAGAAGTCAAAAATCACCGTAGGGTGACTTGTACATTTTTCTTTTAACTACAGAGGACAAAACGACATCCTTTTATTTTAGGATAGGACATCAAAAATACATAGACATTTACCCTTGCCAAATTTAGAGGTGTAATTGCAATATCATCCGCTCTTATTTTTAGGCAAAGAGCTGTCTGTAACTACCCCTCTCAGGATGGTGTCTGATGGTCGGGAATGCAATGCATCCCTTTATTCGCTTCTTCGTAGATACACATAATACTGAAATATAATATTTTGCTTACAAAGGAACACGTAATTTAATGAACTAATCCAACTCTCAATTTCGAGACCTATAGAAAAAATGTTGTgttaaattctagaaattatAATGTGACCGAGATtgttttctgtaattttttgctttcttctttttttcttttttttcttcctccttctatactttttctttttttattaataaaagggTTGATGGCTGTgctggggtgccaacctagttgggatgcccGGCCTATCATTGCATCCCAaccttcattaaaaaaaattggattagaTTAGTGTAGCATTATCTGAGTGGTCGGGACTAATACTAGTCTCAGCCCATTATTGAAATTTTCGTTAAATTCTTATTTGAATGCATATAGTATCACTCGGTTTCTTAATTGTCACTTAAACTTAATAATTATATGTCCAACTCAATCATGCTCCATGTGAGATGAGTAATGTAAATAGCTTGATGGCtatgttatataaattaaactatatattattttttatatagaaattaaaCTAATATTCTGTTGAAAATTAATGAGAATTTGACATAGGACTTaaataatctaattaattaattaattaataattttgaaTGTTTTAGTACAATTCTTCATGTGGGAGATGACTCTAACTTGCCAGAAGACACTACCATGGCAGCTAATTTTGGGCTGTACCTACTTCCtctatttttcattcaaaacactcaaaaaaaaaataaataaagaaaatgtcAATGGAATGTTGAAAGAGTGAGTGATTTAAAGGTACACTCAGTCAAAGTGGGTCAAGAAGACACGATATCACGATTCACGTACTCTACAAATTATTTAGGGTTGAACTTTAATGGGTTTGATTCATGATAACGAAGTAGGAGAATCTACAGTTGGGAGATCCAGGTCAAGGGAAATAGGTTCCGGATGTGTTACTATTTCTATCTTTCATGCGAAACAGACTTTGGTTGGATCTTCGATGAAGGATACTCCGACGCTCAAGTGAGTTATGATCTTAGAGGTAATGTAAAAAGTGAGAATAATTTCTATAGTTAGAGAGAGATTAGAAAGCTTATGATGAAGGGAGTTTGACCCTTTTACACAGAAGCGGAGACTCTTAATCTAAATAGGAAAAAACTGACTTTGTATCCATTAAGGAAAAGATACCGAGAAAATCGACATTCCTTTATGGGTGACTCTATCTATGCGTGCTGTTTTAAACTCCTACTTAGGAGAGAATTCCTCCTTTCGACATGATATGGAAGGAAGCTTTTGGAAACCCGGATAGGACATCCATCTAACATGGGGTGAGGATTCGATCCGGTTTATTCAAGATCGAATCTCAATATTAAATTATGTTAACAGAAGCCACCATAAGTCGAGTACTTCTTTTAACGCTAGAGCAAACACTTTTGCTTCTCAAATATCTGCACCGTTTCAAGAAGGTTATTcttttaatgaaaacgagacaCATGTCCATTTGTCACTGTGAAAACAAAATGTCACCTTGATTCTATTTTAAGAGGAACGGGATAAATGGAATCCACTATTTCCATTATAGGGCCGAAGGAGAAagggagagttagagagagactGGTTTTAGAGAGAGTAATTGATCCATGGCgattagggctgtaaatgagccgagccgctcatgagcggcttgacgtttggctcgataaaagttcGACTCGATTTTTTTAATAAGCAGCTCGTGAGCACGATTTTCAAGCTcggtttgtaaacgagccgagcttgagcataCCAAAGCTCGCGAGCAAGCTCGATTAGAGGCTCGTGAACAAACTCGATAAAAGCCCGTGAGCTAActcaattataatatatatatatatatatataaatattaaaaaaataaagtttagtaatgtttataattaatattatttgatgtaccgaatttgatattattttgttcgtgaacacTATAAACGAGCTCGTTCGTGAGCAAAACAAACAAGTTGCTTGTGATCAAAGCTCACGAGCACAAAAAATGAGCTTTTCATAGAAAAATAAACGAGCTGCTCACGAACAAATAAAACAAGATGTTCGTGAGCAAGCTTGTGAGCTCGATAAACGAGCTCGGCTCGTGAGCAGCTCGTGAACAATCGAGCTGCTAAACGAGTCGAGGTCGAATAGCAAATTGAGCTCGAACCGAGCTCGATAAGAAACTGTCGAGCCGAGCTCGAGCAGGCCAAATCTCGGCTCAGCTCGTTTACAGTCCTAATGGCGATGGAGGAGAATGGTAAAATGAGTATTCTAGATTTTAGAAGGAGGGAAGGAGAGAGAAACCCGGTGAAAAAGGAGAGTCAAAGGTAAGAAATCCTGGTCAACGGTCACAAtggccaccgatgttaaaaagtgtaaagtttagtgactataacgttaagaattgaaattcaatgACCATAACgttaaaaaaaggtaaaattcagtgactataacgttaagaattgaagttcagtggccatagggcggcccggtgcattacggtccccgctgagcgagggttcggggaggggtcccaccataagggtgtactggggacaagccttcccctgccaatttatttgtcaagaggctgctcctaagactcgaataacgttaaaaatggtaaaattcagtggccatggtgtaatttaccctaaattaaatatttgaactttgagttttttttatgagaaatCGGAAATAGAAAAACGGCATAATATCCATTTGGGTCCCTAAACTAAAGtttgaaaatcaattaggaccttaaactatcaaaatcatcaatcaagtccttaaactaagtaaaaatcatcaattgagtccacatcctaagcaaaaatcatcaattgaatccTCATCGAAAATTATTCGGTTGAACAATTTTAGACTCTCTTCTCCCATCCATTTTGAGCCAACAGAGAGATTATTATAGTCCATGTCAAATAGTTAcggtttctgattttaggataacataaggattcaattgatgatttttgtttagttcaAGATTTTAATTGATGATTGtgatagtttaaggttctaattgattttaaattttttaaaatgaatGTAATGCCTAGAAAAAACAAACTAATTATGTatgtataaaatttaaattatcaATTATTTGAATGTCATGAAGCAAAGTACATACAGTAACATAGCCGTGActaatatatagttttttttttttttgaaaggaatatatagtttattattttttaatgaattatttataTCATCTTTTAACAATTTGTAattcaaacaaacaaaataaactgtaaTTAGTATTAAGTGATTTGATAGTGATTTTTGAATAAGACATGTATATCTTTTTCATCACGAGAGACCAATTTGTGAATTTTCTAGCCACCTAAAATACACCTAAAATACTTATAAGAAATAATTATATCAAATTGACATAATTattcaataattttaattagttGCTATTAATTTCGAATTAATCTTCTATCTTGATTTGGGAACCTAGCTGACAAGGACTTGATTTGATTCCGGTTGGTGTAGTATGTcaaaaatagggtaaattacacccatggccactgaactttacactttttaacaccggtggccacttaacgtctAAAAACAACCGTTGgcggttaaaaataaaaaatccaaagagttaatgatattctaaggaactttaattcttgaaatttttcgttttgaggtcattttggtgttgtttggttaggagagagaaagtgaatttttagagagagaaagctccaaaaaatgtgattttcgaaaataaaaaatgtggtttcatggtaaatgttgttctgaacaactttaattcttgaatattttcattttgaggtcgttaacgatcgttaacggtcattttgagaagttagttaaaattgagtggccaccggtgttaaaaaatgtaaagttcagtggccataccgggaagaaatgaagttcagtggccataatgtgaaaatgggtaaagttcagtggccatgggtgtaatttacccgtcaAAATAATTGTAATCTTTTACGTACCAAATagttataatataattaaatcatataatatattaaataaataaaaataatatcagTTAAAGAatcaaatgaaataaaaaatttaacagaTAAATAGCTTTTATTACTCTACCGCTTTAAAGCGTGTTTGCACGTGTTGAATGCACACGTTATTAATAAGTCACAATCACTATATCTTCATTTCCGACATGAGATTCATTTTATTTCGTTTCCTATAACCATCTTTTAAGGCTGCTCCTTGTTCAGACCTTCTACTCCGGCACCATCCACTCCAGACCGTGTCGTTATAGGTCCACTAGTTTTCGCTTGGTTCGTCCCTAAACCACACATGGTATGTGGAGAGTCGACTGGCTACCAATTGTAACAACCCGACTCTGATACTAATTATAACAGCCTGACcaataacatataattatccgCTTTAGttcaaatccaacaccttggatCTCAcgatttaaaaatatattgaatataCACCTTATTAATATCAGTCACTCTCTTTCCATTTTCCATATAGAATTCAGTTCATTTATATCTCAGGCTGCTCCTTATTGAAATTATCTATTTTGACGCCATCCAATTTAGACCGGTCATTATAATGATATTATTTATAATGGGTTTACCATGATAACCcccaatatatgttttatttgaaAAATCCACACAATTGTGTggttaatttcattttttcccATTTAGGATAgatttcaattttttgtgaatATCAATTTTGGCATTGTCACATGATTAGAAAGGCAAACAAGAGAATTACTAAAATTTTCTATCACTCTATCTATCACAAATTAGACTAATTAACATCAATCTATTTGTGTGATAAACAGACTAATATTAGTTCGAATGTCACACAAGTGGATGGAAAATTATTACAGATTCTGTTTTCATATCAAATGGAAAACTTTCAATGTACATCGGTCCTGTTTCGCAAATAATTGTTAATAGTTACCGTAATAACTGATTCGACTAATGATTTCACTAGTTAAGTTTGGTAAAATTTAACTGATTActaatagttgtttgtgtaaaatgataaataagaaCATGATAAAAAACTTTATTTGGAATTAAATGGTAGTAATTAGAggtaaaaatgtcattcaaaagagatagaacaataaactaattgaaaaatctTTTAAAAACCAGCATTGTCAGAATTAGCCTTTTGGATTCAAGAAACTCTTTTTCAAACATATCTTCActaaacaccactattagaagtttgactagtcaaaacctctaaagtggcTCAAACATCTAATTTTATCCCAAAAAACTCTTTACCAAATAGTGTCATTATATAGTGTGGACACACGCatctataattttatatttttataagcGAGGTTATAATATACATATTCAAATGTGAATTAAAGATCTTTAATATGATATGGAGGattaaatgcatcattggtcactgaacttacatggttgtctcaaaatggccactcaacttcaacttgtctcaataaaatcactcaactttgagttttgtctcaattaggtcactccgtcgattttagtggttaaaacgCATCAAAATAATGATATGGGTGGCACATCAACATGAGTTAACTCAAATCTCTGACCGAAACGAAATGTGGCAGCCACATGTCACGTATATTTatgaaaaaactaaatttttgtttttttttcataaaaataatcgacacATGATAGCCAAGTGGCACATATGTaaatgtcatgtgtcatttcggTTAGAAATATGAGTTGTCTCGTATTGACGTATCACTTATGTCATCATTGAAATCATCATAGTGACCTAATTaagacaaaactcaaaattgagtgattttattgagacaaattgaaattgagtgaccattttaagataaccatgtaagttcagtgtCCAATGATGTATTTAACCTATGGATGATTTGTTCCCTGATATAAAAACTCCTAACAACGGATTAATATTAGTCTATCTATATACTAtgataaaaattattgtaaatctTTATTTGATCTTTCTGATTGACAGGTTAACAAAACTCATCAATACATACACATAAATAGTTTGAAATCTATTTAAATGGAGTTAGACTATACttactttgaattttttagtAATCAACTATAAATAcgtctctctctaaaaaaactACAAATTTCTCCATTTCTCATCTTTATTTTTACGGTAAATTAGACCCATCAATATTgaattttacttatttttacAGTATAACCACTAAATGTTAAAACGTTAAAAATGACCGTTGATGACTCAAAATAGAAAATGCCaagaatttataataatttaagcAACTTTtacttcttcatttttttttgttttgttttgaggtcatcATTTATGTATTATTTGGTTAGAAGACAGAAAataaatgtttaaaaacagAAAGGTATGGAGAtgataattttggaaaataaaaaatatggtttcatggtaaatgtggttctaaacaactttaattcttggatcttTCTATGTTGAGATAGTCATTTTAAGACGTTAATTCAAGTTTAATAGCCATAATATTAGAAAATGTAAATTTGAGTGACTTTTATATTACTTTATGAAGTTCAATGACTATACCATGAAAATGAGTAAATTTCAACAGCGATCGATGTGATTTTCcctttatttttatgtttgaggttaatTCAAGTTTAGGTGAAAAGACCAGTTAAAGTTGGTTGGAGTGGTTAATGACATCAAGTCGCTTAAACTAGATCTCAATAATTCGAGTTTTACATAGATAGAAAGCTTTAATTAGAAAATAATCTATCTAAAGGTTGTCTGGCGAGACTCGAACCGAGAAATCAGTCctaaaaactatataaaaaaagttTAGGTGAAAATTAGTGGAGAGGATCCATTATGAATTAaagactatttttttttttttgtaattactGTAAAATTAGGTCAAGCCAAACATAAACAtaagtagagagagagagaaacaaagtgtagagagagaaagagagatttAATTTGTGTGTTAGGTTTCACACGTGAAtgtttgtgtgtgtgtgtagcTAACAAACATTCACATATAGTAGAGTCACTATCTTTCAAAGCTAGGGTTTCATAAAAAGAGAATCTTGTGTTCATAACCCTTTTAAATGCCCAAACCCTAATCTCAAAAATTTACTAATAAAAAGCACAAATTTCCatacaaaagaagaagaaaaattgggtcttttttttttcttcttcttcatattCTAGACAAGACAAAATAGAACGTGGAAAGGTTACATTTATTTTCACAACTTCCTACCCTTGCCGTTTGCTTTGGCGGCGGTCAACATCTACCCTTGCTTTTGTTTTTCCGGTTAATTAGGGTTATATAGGGAGCAATTTTACGATAAATATACCCGATTAATAAAAATCGTCTTGCATACTATTAGtgtaaagaaaaaaatttatatataaaaatttattgattcGTCGAGAGTATTATTACCGAAGTAGCACATTTTTTGCTAATAGAAAAACGTAATATTTCGTTAATGAGGTTTGAAATTGCATCTTCTGGTAAACATTATGTTTAAGATTATACTGTTTTATATGTGGGGCTAAATTCATTTTCTGCAATAATCATATgactaaatttataatttatcactTATTATATGACAACACGacttagggcccgtttgttttacctactattTGCTGTTACGGCTTGCTATTTGCTATTGCTtcttgctgtttgctgttacggtttgctgtttgctgttggaaaaaacttattttccaaaaagcagagattctctgcttttgtaaaagactgCTTTTCatgtgtaaaaggcaaacaggaggtcactaaccaaacacctaaggctgcttttcaggtgtaaaaagcaaacaagaagtcactaaccaaacacctaaaactcttcatTTTGAATTGAAAAGGAAAACAGGAACATGAAAAGGagtaaccaaacacctccttataaaaataaaaataatatatctgATGCAACCGATATTTAATgctattttaatttttgtttatttatatgAGATAAAGTACAAATTTAGTGCTAGTATTACTAGGGGAGAATGAGTTTAGTTTCTAAGCAAAAAACATAAACTTGTTTATCAACGCGTTGCAATTTCAAGACTCATCAACATAAAATTAGTTTTTCTCATGTGTTTCACCATACTAACCAAccaataaaatttgaaattacatatccactaataaaaaaaatttgctaaTAAGATTTAAAATTATACCGTCTGATataattagggttaggattatACTGTGTTTTcgttaataaaactaatttcaGATTTTATCTCTATTTATATACGTGGATATATAAATCACATAAATAACATGATTATGTGTTTTAATATTTGAGGAGCTCAAGCTAACAAAAGAAATTACTCTATATACTAAGTGAAAATTTAGTCTTTTTTTAATAGATTAAAATcgaaattaatttataatttccaCGGACTTTAAAAATAGATAGGTCAATTCATACCCCAAATCTTTTaccataatacttatattatataatatagggTCCAAATTAATTTGTATCTTTTTGATGATTAACTCATAAAAGTAAtgattaaataatatttatacatAAAGTTTCAAAGATTTTGCCTTTGGAAGGATCCTAAAATTGTCTTTATATATTGTCAATGGGTATCCCTATTTTAGGGTTAAAAACTACTATATGTTTCATCTATGTAAATGGTCTTTCTTAATTAGTCAAACACTATCTCTcttgtttcttttatttctttttcttttattagttTTAGGTAAATAATTTCATAGAGGTTACTAGCTAGTAGCactaattagaagttttttttttttttttttttttgacaaagaTGCAAATGTGTGGAGTTAATTTCAATCTTTCAAATTTttgtaaatttaattaataagctataaaaataattacttaTTGATTAAGGggtgaattaaaaaaaaacttctatGGTTACACGAATTGTCAAACGTATATCTGTGGTTTTTTTCGACCAAAAGAGGACTGAGGTTCTTCATTATGATGAAAATGAAGATTTTTTAGTTGACACTCTAAAAATGACTATTAAcaacatcaaaataaaaatttctaagAATAAAAATTTTTTAGTATCACATTTACAACGGAACCacgttttttattattaaaaatcattatttttggagtttttttcTCTAAACATTCATTTTGACGTCGTTAACAGTCATTTTTAGAGTGTCAAACTAAAAGATCATCGTTTTTTAGTAAAGCGAGGAACCACAACCATCTCTTGGTCGTAAAAAAACACAGTTTGACAATTCGTGTCACcacattgatttttttttttggaatttacccttgattaaataattaaattttaatcattcattttgaataaaaattactcttaatccaaaaaaaaaaattgaaaatttatattatgataTACTCCATTTTTTCTAAAagaaatttgacaaaaaaaaaaaatacttgttTTAGGAAATTgattaatttaagaaaattgaCCTTAATTTGAAAAATGGATCATCAATAGCACGTTGGCTTTGATCCTCTAGAACGTGCAACCACAAGAACttgttttcttaatttttattttattttttcttcctATATCatacaattatttaattaataaaacccTATTTTCAAATATGCAATTAAGTACATATGATATAATATATACTTTCTTATCTAAccttaattatagtttaattacatgAGTGAAAACAAATTAAGTCAATTAATTAATCATTAATTTATATACCAAAACAGTGTGAATATCATTTAATAAATATTCTATTAAATTAAACAATAATTTCATAGTCATTATAAATATACACACTCCCATCTCATTCTCTCCTCTCACCAAAAGCTTCAAACTCACAAAACTTAAAAATATGGGTGGAAACTCTCCTTGTGCTTCCTGCAAATTGCTCCGTCGCCGATGTGCGAAAGACTGCATTTTCGCCCCTTATTTCCCCTCCGACGATCCCCACAAGTTCGCCATCGTTCACAAGGTTTTCGGTGCTAGCAATGTCAGCAAAATGTTGCAGGTCTCTCCTTAATCCATCTCTCTCTCACATTTCCTTACTAAACCTAATCTATAAATCTTGGTATTGGCTCGTAAATATCTTAAATATGTATCTTCTGATAAGAAAACtcgaaaaaaaatgtttttaccAGCAGGACACAGCCGGATGAACTGTGTCCTGCCGGGTTTTTGATGGCTAGGTTTCCTTCCTAAACATAAATCTACCGGTATTGGTTCGTTAATATCTTACAATATATGTATTTTCTGATAAGAAAACtttaaaaataatgtttttaCCAACAGGACGCAGCTGGATGAGCTGTGTCATGCTGGGTTTTTGATGACTAGGTTTCATTCCTAAATGTAAATTTATCGGTATTGGTTCGTTAATATCTTAAATATGTATCTTTTGATaagaaaactcaaaaaatatTGTTCTTAGCAGCAGGACGCAGCTGGATGAGCTGTGTTCTGCAGGGTTTATAGGTTTGAATATACTAAGTTCGGGTATTTTTATGTGCGAACAGGAGTTACCGATACATCAAAGGGCGGATGCGGTAAGCAGTTTAGTTTACGAAGCGAATGCAAGAGTTAGGGATCCAGTGTATGGATGTGTAGGAGCCATATCATACCTCCAAAACCAGGTTTCTCAGCTTCAAATGCAACTAGCAGTAGCTCAGGCAGAGATACTATGCATCCAGATGCAGAATGAACCAGTGATCCCTACTCCACATCACCATCAGATtattcatcatcatcatcctgTGGATGATCATGAAAAATCATCATCATATCTTCTCCAAAATGGTCTTCCTCAGCAGTACCTTAATTTTGCTTCTTCTAGCAATGTTATTCATGACTCTTTTAAGAGAGAGAGCATTTTTGGTGACATTATCTCTTAACTTAATAATACAATCCGCATCTGTTTAATTCAGCTGTTGTTGTCGTTTACTGTTACTGCTAGCtaatttttcttctaaaatagtTGTTTCTCAATCCTAATTAAGAAGATGAAACGGACActtagatatattttttttttgtatattattATATAGACTGATCAacctaataattaaaataaaaataaataaatattatgtaATTGTGGCTTAGAACAATGGTAAGTGAAGAGGTCAACTAAGCATGTGAAGAGTGAAGTAAACTTGAAActtcttaattattattaatttttaatgaaGTAATTAACGTATATATTAAACAAAGTAATTAAGGAATAGTCGGTGCATTACACATgcaaattttaataaatctcAGACATAAATTCTTTTAACTAATTAGTGAAAAATGCACTTccttgaaagaaaaaaaaatatttagctacaagaattttattttaattacttCTTTTCCTGGAAAAAAACTTGGTTAGAGATGGAAAACAAAGTTTAGAGAAAAAAATTTGATCATGAAAAACCCACCATGAACATTTAATTGGGATaa includes:
- the LOC136226966 gene encoding LOB domain-containing protein 12, translated to MGGNSPCASCKLLRRRCAKDCIFAPYFPSDDPHKFAIVHKVFGASNVSKMLQELPIHQRADAVSSLVYEANARVRDPVYGCVGAISYLQNQVSQLQMQLAVAQAEILCIQMQNEPVIPTPHHHQIIHHHHPVDDHEKSSSYLLQNGLPQQYLNFASSSNVIHDSFKRESIFGDIIS